Proteins encoded within one genomic window of Pongo pygmaeus isolate AG05252 chromosome 6, NHGRI_mPonPyg2-v2.0_pri, whole genome shotgun sequence:
- the NOBOX gene encoding LOW QUALITY PROTEIN: homeobox protein NOBOX (The sequence of the model RefSeq protein was modified relative to this genomic sequence to represent the inferred CDS: inserted 2 bases in 1 codon), whose protein sequence is MALLLTLTSPDLEGTWDTRDKDGFEAQEGPSLAVPEFPXCGLYPIYGVCGSFSSFFIIWCSLCALETLKSPQHDPLEIPEQSLKLIPLVSGKKGLPTGPEAGEKPLAAGPGKEELPRGSAPHAQDTQSEELPPSCTISGEKKPPAVSGEATGADAGRLCPPPRSRAPHKDRTLARSRPQAQGEDCSLPVGEVKTGKRSYSPAPGKQKKPNATGLAPTSSPCAPNSARATHNPVPCGSGRGPCHLANLLSTLAQSNQNRDHKQGPPEVTCQIRKKTRTLYRSDQLEELEKIFQEDHYPDSDKRREIAQTVGVTPQRIMVKGACSLVAGWGGGGPTIESLELQSEWSAAAWVWFQNRRAKWRKMEKLNGKESKDNPADPGPASSQCSSAAELLPAVPMEPKPDPFPQESPLDTFPEPPMLLTSDQTLAPTQPSEGAQRVVTPPLFSPPPVRRADLPFPLGPVHTPQLMPLLMDVDGSDSSHKDGPCGSWGTSITLPPPCSYLEELEPQDYQQSNQPGPFQFSQAPQPPLFQSPQPKFPYLPTFPFSMPSSLTLLPSEDSLFTFPCGPSGGTSQGYCPGASSGQILMQPPAGNMGTASWSDPCLPELPFPGPFCPQALGHPPGGDGYFPDLFPTPCPQALGRQPSSALSWLPEEARPGTGPLLSKAKEEPPAASLDQPPALEEARGDDKNSHVP, encoded by the exons ATGGCTCTCCTTTTGACACTAACATCACCAGACCTGGAGGGTACCTGGGACACCAGAGACAAGGATGGCTTCGAAGCCCAGGAGG GGCCGTCCCTGGCTGTACCTGAATTTCC GTGTGGACTGTACCCGATCTACGGAGTCTGTGGCTCTTTCAGCTCCTTCTTCATCATCTGGTGCAGCCTTTGTGCGCTGGAGACCCTCAAATCA CCCCAACATGATCCCTTAGAGATACCTGAACAGTCCCTCAAACTCATACCCCTGGTGTCTGGGAAAAAGG GGCTCCCCACAGGCCCGGAAGCTGGAGAGAAGCCCCTGGCTGCAGGACCCGGGAAGGAGGAACTGCCCCGGGGCTCAGCCCCTCATGCTCAGGACACTCAGAGTGAGGAACTGCCACCCTCCTGCACCATCTCAGGAGAGAAGAAGCCGCCAGCAGTCTCTGGAGAAGCCACCGGGGCTGATGCTGGGAGACTGTGCCCGCCTCCTCGCTCCAGGGCTCCCCACAAAGACAGAACTCTAGCCCGCTCCAGGCCCCAGGCACAGGGGGAAGATTGTTCCCTCCCAGTGGGAGAGGTGAAGACAGGAAAGAGGTCCTATTCTCCAGCCCCCGGGAAGCAGAAAAAGCCTAATGCCACAGGTCTGGCCCCAACATCATCTCCTTGTGCCCCTAACTCAGCTCGTGCCACACACAACCCAGTGCCCTGTGGGTCAGGCCGGGGGCCCTGCCACCTGGCCAACCTCCTCAGTACATTGGCGCAGAGCAACCAAAACAGAGACCACAAGCAGGGGCCCCCGGAAGTGACCTGCCAAATTAGGAAAAAGACACGAACTCTATACCGCTCAG ATCAGCTAGAGGAGCTAGAGAAGATATTCCAAGAAGACCACTATCCTGACAGTGATAAACGCCGGGAGATTGCCCAGACGGTGGGGGTGACCCCTCAGCGCATCATGGTAAAGGGGGCCTGCTCACTGGTGGCAGGGTGGGGTGGTGGAGGGCCCACCATTGAAAGTCTCGAATTGCAGAGTGAGTGGTCAGCGGCAGCCTGG GTGTGGTTCCAGAATCGCCGGGCCAAGTGGCGAAAAATGGAGAAACTGAATGGGAAAGAAAGCAAGGACAATCCTGCAGACCCTGGCCCTGCCAGCAGTCAGTGCAG CTCTGCAGCTGAGCTCCTACCTGCTGTGCCCATGGAGCCAAAGCCTGACCCTTTCCCTCAGGAGTCCCCTCTGGATACCTTTCCAG AGCCCCCCATGCTGCTGACTTCTGACCAGACTTTGGCCCCCACCCAACCCAGTGAGGGTGCTCAGAGGGTGGTGACCCCCCCACTCTTCAGCCCCCCACCTGTGCGAAGGGCTGACCTTCCTTTCCCCCTTGGCCCTGTCCACACCCCCCAACTGATGCCACTGCTGATGGATGTTGATGGCAGTGACAGCAGCCACAAGGATGGCCCCTGTGGGTCCTGGGGGACAAG CATCACCCTGCCACCCCCCTGTTCATATTTGGAGGAGTTGGAGCCCCAGGATTACCAACAGAGCAACCAGCCAGGACCCTTCCAGTTCTCCCAGGCTCCACAGCCCCCACTTTTCCAGTCCCCTCAGCCCAAGTTTCCCTACCTCCCCACTTTCCCCTTCTCCATGCCCAGTTCACTGACGCTTCTACCATCCGAAGACTCTCTGTTTACGTTTCCCTGTGGCCCCAGCGGGGGCACATCACAGGGCTATTGCCCAGGTGCCTCCTCAGGGCAGATCCTGATGCAGCCACCTGCTGGGAATATGG GTACAGCCTCCTGGAGTGACCCCTGTTTGCCAGAGCTGCCCTTCCCTGGTCCGTTCTGCCCGCAAGCTCTGGGGCATCCCCCAGGAGGGGATGGCTACTTTCCTGATCTATTTCCAACTCCCTGCCCCCAGGCTCTGGGCAGGCAGCCTTCGTCAGCTCTCTCCTGGCTGCCTGAAGAGGCCAGACCAGGGACTGGGCCGTTACTCAGCAAGGCAAAAGAGGAACCGCCAGCTGCTTCCCTGGATCAGCCCCCAGCACTGGAGGAGGCTAGAGGGGATGACAAGAATAGCCATGTCCCCTAG